The following proteins come from a genomic window of Megalops cyprinoides isolate fMegCyp1 chromosome 6, fMegCyp1.pri, whole genome shotgun sequence:
- the LOC118779748 gene encoding insulin-like growth factor-binding protein 3, whose protein sequence is MHLLFALPLLLLLLHSLFSSWALAVRPSSGHVPQKACPSCADPPGSSRAPREQAGEDSTVALAADEPCGVYTLSCARGLRCVPPPREGSPLQALLQGRGVCARGAPTGSTKRPLPTALDPSYNSDLEKAPCRKLQNTILQGLELTVFQSSHDIYIPNCDTRGFYMKKQCQSSRRMQRGHCWCVSEDGTPLPSRIAEDGTVHCN, encoded by the exons ATGCATCTCCTCTTTGCcttgccgctgctgctgctgctcctccactCGCTCTTCAGCTCCTGGGCCTTGGCAGTCCGACCCAGCTCTGGCCACGTCCCCCAGAAGGCCTGTCCTTCCTGTGCAGACCCCCCTGGTTCCAGCCGGGCCCCCCGGGAGCAGGCAGGTGAGGACAGCACAGTGGCGCTGGCAGCAGACGAGCCATGCGGGGTGTACACCCTGAGCTGCGCCCGAGGGCTCCGCTGTGTGCCGCCACCCCGCGAGGGCAGCCCGCTGCAGGCGCTCCTGCAGGGCCGCGGTGTGTGTGCCCGCGGGGCACCCACCGGCTCCACCAAGAGGCCCCTCCCCACAG CTTTGGACCCCTCATACAACAGCGACCTGGAAAAG GCCCCCTGTCGTAAACTGCAGAATACTATCCTGCAGGGTCTTGAGCTCACTGTCTTCCAGTCCAGCCATGACATCTACATCCCCAATTGTGACACTCGTGGTTTCTACATGAAGAAGCAG TGTCAATCATCCAGACGCATGCAACGCGGCCACTGCTGGTGCGTTAGTGAGGACGGGACACCACTGCCATCACGCATTGCTGAGGATGGCACTGTGCACTGCAACTGA